The nucleotide sequence TGGAGCCCATGAGCGACGACCACGCGACCGACCGCCCCCGCGCCGCGGCGGACGCCGAGCCGGGCGGCCTCGCCGAGCCGGGCCCCGCCGTCGCCCACCCGGTGGACTGGGCCTTCGCAGCACGGACCGCACGGTCCCTCGCCGGCGCCGGCCCCCGGTTCACGCCGCGGGAGGCGACGCGCGAGGCGGAGGGCCTGCGTGCCGCCGCGGAGGCCGCCGTGCCGCACGTGCACCGCCTGACCGGGCTCGAGGCGGCACGGGACCTGCGCGACTCGCAGGTGCTCGTGGTGGACCGTCCCACCTGGTCGCGCGCCGCCACTCAGTCCTTCGCCACGCTGCTCGACCCCACGTTCGCGCATCTGCGGGACACCCGGCCCCGCGAGCACGCCGCCGCCACCACCCGCGTCACCCGGCACGCCACCGGCCTGGAGATGGGCGGGATCCTCGCGTGGATGTCCGGGAGGATCCTCGGCCAGTACGACCCGTTCATCGCGCTGCCCGGCCCCGGGGGGACGGCGGGCGGCCCCGCCGGCGGACGCCTGCTGCTCGTGGCCCCGAACGTGGCGCAGGTCCGCGCGGAGATCAACGTGGACCCGGCGGACTTCCGCCTCTGGGTGTGCCTGCACGAGCAGACCCACCGTGTGCAGTTCGCGGCCGCGCCCTGGCTGCGCGAGCACCTGCGGGCCGAGATCACGGCGCTCACCGTCGGCCTGTTCGACAAGGCTGAGTCCCTGCCCGAGCGCCTGCGCTCCGCGCTCGCGGCGGCGAACCCGCTGGGTCGGGAGGCCGACGCCGGCCGGATCGGGACACGGGACGGACACGACGCGCAGGACGCGGCCCCGGCCCGGCCCGTGCCGGGCCTGCTCGGTGCGATCCAGGACGAGGAGGACCGGGAGCGCCTGTCCCGGCTGACGGCCGTGATGTCTCTGCTCGAGGGGCACGCGAACGTGGTGATGGACGGCGTCGACTCCTCCGTGGTGTCCTCCGTCAAGACCATCCGCCGCCGCTTCGACGAGCGCGGCGACCGTCGCTCGCCCCTGGACCGCATGCTCCGCCGTCTGCTGGGCATGGACGCCAAGATGGCCCAGTACCGCGACGGCCAGAGGTTCGTGGCCACCGCCGTGGCCGAGCTCGGCATGGCCGGGTTCAACGTGGTCTGGGACGCCCCCGAGCTGCTGCCGAGCGAGGCCGAGCTCCACGCCCCCGAGACGTGGGTGGCGCGCATCCGTGCCCAGGCCTGAGGTGCGGGACCCGGGGCCGACGCCGGCGGGCGGGGCCGGCGGCCTGCCCGCGGTCGGCGCATGGCCGCCGCGCACCCGCTGGCCCGAGCCCCTGCACCGGGCCGTCGCGGCGGTGCGGGAGGCCCTGGCGGGCGACGGGGCCTGCCGCGCGGATGCCGTGTCGGGCCGGGCGGGGAACCACTCCCG is from Micrococcus luteus NCTC 2665 and encodes:
- a CDS encoding zinc-dependent metalloprotease, with protein sequence MSDDHATDRPRAAADAEPGGLAEPGPAVAHPVDWAFAARTARSLAGAGPRFTPREATREAEGLRAAAEAAVPHVHRLTGLEAARDLRDSQVLVVDRPTWSRAATQSFATLLDPTFAHLRDTRPREHAAATTRVTRHATGLEMGGILAWMSGRILGQYDPFIALPGPGGTAGGPAGGRLLLVAPNVAQVRAEINVDPADFRLWVCLHEQTHRVQFAAAPWLREHLRAEITALTVGLFDKAESLPERLRSALAAANPLGREADAGRIGTRDGHDAQDAAPARPVPGLLGAIQDEEDRERLSRLTAVMSLLEGHANVVMDGVDSSVVSSVKTIRRRFDERGDRRSPLDRMLRRLLGMDAKMAQYRDGQRFVATAVAELGMAGFNVVWDAPELLPSEAELHAPETWVARIRAQA